The following proteins come from a genomic window of Triticum aestivum cultivar Chinese Spring chromosome 6A, IWGSC CS RefSeq v2.1, whole genome shotgun sequence:
- the LOC123130632 gene encoding 1,2-dihydroxy-3-keto-5-methylthiopentene dioxygenase 4-like: protein MALQVWTVGEDDEDLKNHRELLPLSKLQEIGVLYWHLDPKRPESEEELAKIRKDRGYNYMDHLDICPGKLANFEEKLKNFFTEHMHADEEIRYNLEGGGYFDVRDKDDKWVRIWIKEGDIIVLPAGIYHRFALDAANHVKLMKLFLGEPVWIAHNRPQEDHPVWQEYVKRLTDDNAGLALAAH, encoded by the exons ATGGCTCTTCAG GTGTGGACGGTTGGGGAGGACGATGAGGACCTCAAGAACCACAGGGAGCTCCTGCCTCTCTCCAAGCTCCAAG AGATTGGTGTGTTATATTGGCATTTGGACCCAAAGAGACCTGAAAGCGAAGAAGAGCTAGCGAAGATCCGCAAAGACAGAGGATATAACTACATG GATCATCTCGATATATGCCCTGGAAAGTTAGCAAACTTTGAGGAGAAGCTCAAGAACTTCTTCACAGAGCACATGCATGCCGACGAAGAGATCCGCTACAACTTGGAAGGCGGCGGGTACTTTGATGTGCGCGACAAGGATGACAAGTGGGTTCGGATCTGGATAAAAGAAGGGGATATCATCGTGCTGCCGGCTGGAATTTATCATCGGTTCGCCCTCGACGCCGCCAACCATGTGAAG CTCATGAAGCTATTCCTAGGAGAACCAGTGTGGATAGCGCACAACCGGCCTCAGGAGGACCATCCGGTGTGGCAAGAGTATGTGAAGAGGCTAACGGACGACAATGCTGGTCTTGCTCTGGCAGCACACTGA
- the LOC123130633 gene encoding 1,2-dihydroxy-3-keto-5-methylthiopentene dioxygenase 4-like, whose protein sequence is MALQVWMVGEDGEDLKNHRELLPLSKLQEIGVLYWHLDPKRPESKEELAKIRKDRGYNYMDHLDICPGKLANFEEKLKNFFTEHMHADEEIRYNLEGGGYFDVRDKDDKWVRIWIKEGDIIVLPAGIYHRFALDAANHVKLMKLFLGEPVWTAHNRPQEDHPVWKEYLKSLTDDNAGLALAAH, encoded by the exons ATGGCTCTTCAG GTGTGGATGGTTGGGGAGGACGGTGAGGACCTCAAGAACCACAGGGAGCTCCTACCTCTCTCCAAGCTCCAGG AGATTGGTGTGTTATATTGGCATTTGGACCCAAAGAGACCTGAAAGCAAAGAAGAGCTAGCGAAGATCCGCAAAGACAGAGGATATAACTACATG GATCATCTCGATATATGCCCTGGAAAGTTAGCAAACTTTGAGGAGAAGCTCAAGAACTTCTTCACAGAGCACATGCATGCCGACGAAGAGATCCGCTACAACTTGGAAGGCGGCGGGTACTTTGATGTGCGCGACAAGGATGACAAGTGGGTTCGGATCTGGATAAAAGAAGGGGATATCATCGTGCTGCCGGCTGGAATTTATCATCGGTTCGCCCTCGACGCCGCCAACCATGTGAAG CTCATGAAGCTCTTCCTAGGAGAACCTGTGTGGACAGCGCACAACCGGCCTCAGGAGGACCATCCGGTGTGGAAAGAGTATCTGAAGAGTCTAACGGACGACAATGCTGGTCTTGCTCTGGCAGCACACTGA